The Lysinibacter cavernae genome has a window encoding:
- a CDS encoding alpha/beta hydrolase, with translation MSTKNSVIHAPDLEFAPGLKLDLSFPPDGQQRAGVVVWLHGGAWRVGDRTLAPDLGRYFAERGLIMASIDYRLSGDAVFPAQLQDVQAAVRWLVADPLGLGTAGHPIALWGSSAGGHLAALCGVTAAESMNIVAVVDGYGPSDLLATDQDVPPTRGLLGAAPADAAELAREASPAHRVHAAAPSILILHGTGDTLVPASQSVALYEAYERAGADAVLYLIDGFGHGFFNPAGGDELPGLPLDSGRLESEPNAPATVRATRQERLAKLPASASFDLVYRFIAAECASASARPPFTKE, from the coding sequence ATGTCAACAAAGAACAGCGTCATCCACGCACCCGACTTGGAATTTGCACCGGGGCTCAAGCTTGACCTCAGCTTCCCGCCAGACGGTCAGCAGAGGGCCGGCGTTGTGGTCTGGCTGCACGGCGGAGCCTGGCGCGTTGGCGACCGCACACTCGCCCCAGACCTCGGCCGGTACTTCGCCGAGCGCGGCCTCATCATGGCGAGCATCGACTACCGGCTGAGCGGCGATGCCGTCTTCCCGGCCCAGCTGCAGGATGTGCAGGCCGCAGTCCGGTGGCTCGTGGCCGATCCGCTTGGCCTCGGCACGGCGGGGCATCCGATTGCGCTCTGGGGTTCGTCCGCCGGCGGACACCTCGCCGCGCTGTGCGGAGTGACTGCGGCGGAATCCATGAATATCGTTGCCGTTGTTGACGGGTACGGGCCATCAGATTTGCTGGCCACCGACCAAGACGTGCCACCAACACGCGGCCTGCTGGGCGCGGCCCCTGCCGATGCTGCCGAACTCGCCCGCGAGGCGAGCCCCGCGCATCGGGTTCATGCCGCGGCGCCGTCAATCCTCATCCTGCACGGCACGGGCGACACGCTCGTCCCCGCTTCGCAGAGCGTTGCGCTCTACGAAGCCTACGAACGTGCCGGCGCGGATGCCGTGCTCTACCTCATCGACGGCTTCGGTCACGGCTTCTTCAACCCGGCAGGCGGCGATGAGCTGCCGGGGCTTCCGCTCGACTCGGGGCGACTCGAATCCGAACCAAATGCGCCAGCAACGGTGCGAGCAACCCGCCAAGAGCGGCTCGCGAAGCTTCCGGCATCGGCCTCGTTTGATCTTGTGTACCGCTTCATTGCAGCGGAATGTGCCAGCGCATCCGCCAGACCACCGTTTACAAAGGAGTAA
- a CDS encoding response regulator transcription factor → MRILVVEDEKGLAIGLRAGLEAEGFAVDIAENGTDGLWLAREKPYDVILLDIMLPYLNGYQVCQALRDDKNWTPILMLTAKDGEWDQVEGLDTGADDYLTKPFSFAVLLARVRALLRRGATQRPAELTAGDLVFDPASRTTRRGDQPIDLTSRESAVLEYLLRHVGEVVTKRQILDHVWDDDFEGDPNIVEVYIRHLRNKVDRPFERSSISTLRGSGYRLASNGG, encoded by the coding sequence ATGCGCATCCTCGTAGTCGAAGACGAAAAAGGGCTCGCGATTGGGCTCCGAGCCGGCCTCGAAGCCGAAGGATTTGCCGTCGACATCGCCGAAAACGGCACCGACGGACTCTGGCTCGCGCGCGAAAAACCGTATGACGTCATCCTGCTCGACATCATGCTTCCCTACCTCAACGGCTACCAAGTGTGCCAAGCACTCCGCGACGACAAAAATTGGACGCCCATCCTGATGCTCACGGCGAAGGACGGCGAATGGGACCAGGTTGAAGGCCTCGATACGGGAGCCGACGACTACCTCACCAAACCGTTCTCGTTTGCAGTGCTCCTCGCCAGGGTTCGAGCGCTCCTCCGCAGGGGCGCAACACAGCGCCCGGCCGAACTCACGGCAGGCGACCTCGTGTTTGACCCGGCCTCCCGCACGACGCGGAGGGGAGACCAGCCGATCGACCTCACCTCACGCGAATCCGCCGTGCTCGAATACCTGCTGAGACACGTCGGGGAGGTCGTCACAAAACGGCAGATCCTCGACCACGTCTGGGACGACGATTTTGAAGGCGACCCCAACATTGTTGAGGTCTACATCCGGCACCTGCGCAACAAGGTTGACCGACCGTTTGAGCGTTCCTCGATCAGTACGCTGCGCGGTTCCGGCTATCGTTTGGCCTCAAATGGCGGATAA
- a CDS encoding sensor histidine kinase translates to MADKRRPPLRSVRARATIAAVSVLAVVLIIGAAVALNFARQSLGVDSLAETAQQRADVFATRLASGESAETMIDEVDDSRRDSGLIQFIAPDGSVLDASEDLEDEGPLRFDSWPQSVTLTDDDETENYVAVTQTVPSDAGANEGVTIVYLYSLSDAELPTQVLLLVFAVGIPAVLLTVGATTWWLTGRAMRPVERMREEAELITSANLGQRIAHPGGRDEIARLAVTLNGMLDRLQASHLAQRQFVSDASHELRSPLASIRQLAEVAQTYPGTVDEQQLADHTLTEALRMQRLVESLLLLTRSDELRLNVAAAAVDLDDILAREATRIRSTHPLTVHTSGVSATQALGSASLLDQVIRNLVDNAARHAHSAIAVNCGVIEANGNPPRAWVTVDDDGTGIPLAERGRVFERFVRLDESRSRDAGGSGLGLAIVHDIIRAHGGTVRIDDSPLGGARFVLFLTPVDERETGF, encoded by the coding sequence ATGGCGGATAAACGCCGCCCGCCGCTCCGCTCGGTCCGGGCGCGGGCCACCATCGCAGCCGTCAGCGTGCTCGCGGTTGTGCTCATTATTGGCGCAGCGGTCGCCCTCAACTTCGCGCGCCAATCGCTCGGTGTCGACAGTCTCGCCGAAACCGCCCAGCAACGGGCAGACGTCTTCGCTACCCGATTGGCAAGTGGAGAATCCGCAGAGACCATGATCGACGAGGTTGACGATTCACGCCGAGATTCCGGCCTCATCCAATTCATCGCCCCGGACGGTTCGGTGCTGGACGCATCAGAAGACCTCGAAGACGAAGGGCCGCTCAGGTTCGACTCCTGGCCCCAATCCGTCACCCTCACCGACGATGACGAAACGGAAAACTATGTTGCCGTCACCCAAACGGTGCCCTCCGATGCCGGCGCCAACGAGGGCGTCACGATCGTCTACCTCTACAGCCTGAGCGACGCGGAACTGCCAACTCAGGTGCTGCTGCTGGTCTTCGCCGTCGGCATACCCGCGGTTCTGCTCACCGTTGGCGCAACGACCTGGTGGCTCACCGGCAGGGCGATGCGCCCCGTCGAGCGGATGCGCGAAGAAGCCGAACTCATCACCTCCGCAAACCTTGGCCAACGCATCGCGCATCCCGGAGGCCGAGACGAAATCGCCAGGCTAGCGGTCACCCTCAACGGAATGCTTGACCGGTTGCAGGCCTCTCACCTCGCCCAACGCCAATTTGTGTCAGACGCCTCCCACGAGCTCCGCTCGCCACTCGCCAGTATCCGCCAGCTCGCGGAAGTCGCACAGACGTACCCAGGCACGGTTGACGAGCAACAACTCGCCGATCACACCCTGACAGAGGCGCTTCGCATGCAACGCCTCGTCGAATCGCTCCTGCTGCTCACTCGGTCGGATGAGCTGCGACTTAACGTCGCGGCAGCCGCGGTTGACCTCGACGACATCCTCGCGCGGGAAGCGACCCGAATCCGGTCGACTCACCCGCTGACCGTGCACACCTCAGGCGTCTCGGCGACACAGGCCCTCGGAAGCGCCAGCCTGCTCGACCAGGTCATCCGCAACCTCGTAGATAACGCTGCCCGTCACGCACACTCGGCGATCGCGGTCAACTGCGGGGTGATTGAGGCCAACGGCAACCCGCCGCGGGCCTGGGTCACCGTTGACGACGACGGCACGGGCATCCCTCTCGCCGAGCGAGGCAGGGTCTTCGAACGGTTTGTGCGGCTTGACGAATCACGGAGCCGTGATGCGGGAGGCTCGGGACTCGGCCTTGCGATTGTGCACGACATTATTCGGGCACACGGCGGGACCGTCAGGATCGATGATTCCCCGCTTGGCGGAGCTCGTTTTGTGTTGTTCCTGACGCCCGTTGACGAACGAGAAACGGGATTCTGA
- a CDS encoding quercetin 2,3-dioxygenase, with protein MSLIEPGAAVPVVNQLPGEPQPYYLAAGEGDRYEINGALYTVIARPEDTGGLHGAYYVTGGRGYQTPFASHASEHQTVIVFDGVVEFWLGGEGRVLAPGDEVLIPANTPYSFRFTSNYTRIMVWSVPGTSVGLITAVGKRVDARVRPNRPTSHVSTEELREHGQLLGITYPDAQRPDPVRQHDAKLPGSVEPYYLSAGEGERRTFYKQLNTFISRATTTGSDSFAVHTTGGRDGYIPLHFHERHTENFLCLEGRIWLYVNGREVLLTKGDVVHAPPGTIHSFSFDANHTQMVGFLGPAIFEKFFDYMYPLTDDTEFVDQGEPYFPGEAFGRVQSELDVVVVGPPPTRTIALDL; from the coding sequence ATGTCCCTCATCGAACCCGGCGCCGCTGTGCCCGTCGTGAACCAGCTCCCAGGCGAGCCACAGCCCTATTACCTCGCGGCGGGCGAAGGTGACCGTTACGAGATCAACGGCGCGCTGTACACCGTGATCGCACGGCCTGAGGATACCGGCGGGCTGCACGGCGCCTACTACGTGACGGGCGGGCGCGGTTATCAGACCCCGTTTGCCTCGCACGCATCCGAACATCAGACGGTTATCGTGTTTGACGGCGTTGTTGAGTTCTGGCTCGGCGGCGAGGGACGTGTGCTCGCGCCTGGCGATGAGGTGCTCATTCCGGCAAACACCCCGTATTCATTCCGCTTCACGAGCAATTACACGCGCATCATGGTGTGGTCGGTACCAGGAACGTCGGTCGGACTCATCACGGCCGTTGGCAAGCGGGTGGATGCAAGGGTGCGGCCAAACCGCCCAACCTCACACGTCTCGACTGAGGAGCTTCGCGAGCACGGTCAGCTGCTTGGCATTACCTATCCGGATGCGCAGCGCCCAGACCCGGTACGGCAGCACGACGCCAAGCTGCCGGGTTCGGTCGAACCGTACTACCTGTCGGCGGGCGAAGGTGAGCGCCGCACGTTCTATAAGCAGCTCAACACGTTCATCTCGCGCGCAACCACGACAGGCTCCGACTCGTTCGCCGTGCACACAACCGGCGGCCGCGACGGCTATATCCCGCTGCACTTTCACGAGCGTCACACCGAGAACTTCCTGTGCCTCGAAGGCCGCATCTGGCTCTACGTCAATGGACGGGAGGTGTTGCTCACGAAGGGTGACGTTGTGCACGCGCCGCCAGGCACCATCCACTCGTTCAGCTTCGACGCCAACCACACGCAGATGGTTGGCTTCCTCGGGCCAGCAATCTTTGAGAAATTCTTCGACTACATGTATCCGCTCACCGACGATACCGAGTTTGTCGATCAGGGCGAGCCCTATTTCCCCGGCGAGGCCTTCGGGCGGGTGCAATCGGAGCTGGATGTTGTGGTTGTTGGGCCGCCCCCAACCCGCACGATAGCGCTCGACCTGTAG